In one window of Flavobacterium ginsengisoli DNA:
- a CDS encoding ACT domain-containing protein yields MEGETNLNTILENLNPLLNDGKYVFTKVDSLDLIPFSKILFLFKEQEGITVVLEKHFAEELNLNFSYVASWITLEVHSSLAAVGLTARIFSSFRKSQYKLQCSCRLFSRPYIC; encoded by the coding sequence ATGGAAGGCGAAACAAATTTGAACACTATTTTAGAGAATCTTAATCCTCTTCTTAATGACGGAAAGTATGTTTTCACCAAAGTAGATTCTTTAGATTTAATTCCTTTTTCTAAAATTTTATTTCTATTTAAAGAGCAAGAAGGAATCACAGTTGTACTAGAAAAACACTTTGCAGAAGAACTTAATCTTAACTTCTCTTATGTTGCTTCTTGGATTACTTTAGAAGTTCATTCTTCTTTGGCTGCAGTAGGTTTAACTGCTCGCATTTTCTCAAGCTTTAGGAAAAGCCAATATAAGTTGCAATGTAGTTGTCGCCTATTTTCACGACCATATATTTGTTGA
- a CDS encoding START-like domain-containing protein has product MDSKIRYEIEFPINSSPQLLYQYISTPSGLQEWFADNVNSRGEIFTFIWNDSQEKARLASKKSGEKVKFKWVDDSSKDTEYFFELHILVDELTKDVSLMVVDFADKEELGEAKQLWENQISDLKHLIGSV; this is encoded by the coding sequence ATGGATTCAAAAATACGTTACGAAATCGAGTTTCCGATCAATTCTTCGCCACAATTATTGTATCAATATATATCAACGCCGTCAGGTTTACAAGAATGGTTTGCTGACAATGTTAATTCAAGAGGTGAAATTTTTACTTTCATCTGGAATGATTCGCAGGAAAAAGCACGTTTGGCTTCAAAAAAATCTGGAGAAAAAGTAAAATTCAAATGGGTTGATGATAGCAGTAAAGATACCGAGTACTTTTTTGAACTTCATATTTTAGTTGATGAGTTGACTAAAGATGTATCGCTTATGGTAGTCGATTTTGCTGATAAAGAAGAATTAGGCGAGGCTAAACAATTGTGGGAGAACCAAATCTCAGATCTAAAACATCTTATAGGATCTGTTTAG
- a CDS encoding PLP-dependent aminotransferase family protein, translating into MKNQETLYLKIAKIIEDQIHTETLMLGDKLPSVRSAQKLYNVSLNTIKQAYLELESRSLIESRPKTGYYVSKSSQRTTALPTIASINNHETENTPEELIDKVFGTINQTDVTQFALGLPGKNFLPIAKLNKGIINAVRNRSDAGTTYEPVQGSEELRRAIAKWALVMEGKITEDDLVITSGAMHAMYNALMAVTSPGDSVAVESPAYFGILQAIKALGLKAVEIPTHPLYGIDLDALKKVMPEIKACCFVTNFNNPMGFQMPDENKQELVRLITQYNIPLIEDDIYGNLYFGSERPKPCKFYDEAGLVLWIGSVSKTLAPGYRVGWIAPENLKIKSYVKN; encoded by the coding sequence ATGAAGAATCAAGAAACATTATATTTAAAAATTGCCAAAATCATTGAAGATCAAATTCACACTGAAACTTTAATGCTTGGCGACAAACTGCCTTCTGTACGAAGTGCGCAAAAACTATATAATGTTAGCCTTAATACCATTAAACAAGCATATTTAGAACTCGAAAGCCGTTCTCTTATAGAATCTCGTCCAAAAACGGGATATTATGTAAGCAAAAGTTCACAACGCACAACGGCACTTCCAACAATTGCGAGTATAAACAATCACGAAACAGAAAATACGCCCGAGGAGCTTATTGATAAAGTTTTCGGTACCATCAATCAAACCGATGTAACACAATTTGCACTTGGATTACCTGGAAAAAATTTTCTTCCAATTGCAAAACTTAACAAAGGAATCATCAATGCTGTACGAAATAGAAGTGACGCCGGCACAACCTACGAACCCGTTCAAGGATCTGAAGAACTTCGACGTGCCATTGCAAAATGGGCACTTGTTATGGAAGGAAAAATTACCGAAGACGATCTTGTAATTACTTCTGGCGCTATGCATGCCATGTACAATGCACTTATGGCCGTGACATCTCCAGGAGACAGTGTTGCTGTAGAAAGTCCTGCTTATTTTGGAATACTTCAAGCCATTAAGGCATTAGGTTTAAAAGCTGTTGAAATTCCGACCCATCCTTTGTATGGAATAGATCTCGACGCTTTAAAAAAAGTAATGCCTGAAATAAAGGCCTGTTGTTTTGTTACTAATTTTAATAATCCAATGGGGTTTCAAATGCCTGATGAAAACAAGCAAGAACTGGTACGACTGATAACACAATATAATATTCCATTAATTGAAGACGATATTTACGGCAATCTTTACTTTGGTTCAGAACGCCCAAAGCCTTGCAAATTTTATGACGAAGCTGGTTTGGTTTTGTGGATCGGATCTGTTTCTAAAACGCTTGCACCAGGTTATCGCGTTGGATGGATTGCACCGGAAAATTTAAAGATAAAATCATACGTCAAAAACTAG